One Ensifer adhaerens genomic region harbors:
- a CDS encoding LysR family transcriptional regulator: MDLLSAMRSFRRVIELQSFNKAAEELGQSNASISKQVRQLEERLGAVLIVRTTRRMSLSENGRAYFSECCRLLDELDHLERTTSGEAGEINGRLRLNAPLSFGLTVLAPMLARFMTLHPQLKVDMTLDDHVLNVVSEGFDVSIRVRAALTDSSLIARRLGDIGQVICAAPAYLADNGTPATVADLKSHHCLTYRLADQPGSWRLEGPDGAVMIDLPARFVADNSLMLSEMIQAGIGIGVLPSFIATPLLAEGKLCQVLPGHKLAERGIYAVYPTNRLLLPKVKAFTEFLASEMRQAGL; the protein is encoded by the coding sequence ATGGATCTGCTGTCCGCCATGCGTTCGTTCCGGCGCGTCATCGAACTTCAGAGCTTCAACAAGGCGGCGGAGGAGCTAGGACAGTCGAACGCGTCGATCAGCAAGCAGGTCCGGCAACTGGAAGAACGGCTCGGGGCCGTGCTCATCGTGCGCACGACCCGGCGCATGAGCCTGTCGGAAAACGGACGCGCCTATTTTTCCGAATGCTGCCGGCTTCTCGACGAGCTCGATCATCTGGAGCGCACCACCTCCGGCGAGGCCGGCGAGATCAACGGCCGGCTCCGGCTCAATGCGCCCCTCTCCTTCGGATTGACCGTGCTTGCGCCGATGCTCGCGCGCTTCATGACACTTCATCCGCAATTGAAGGTCGACATGACGCTCGACGACCACGTGCTCAACGTCGTTTCGGAAGGCTTTGACGTTTCCATCCGGGTGCGCGCGGCTCTGACGGATTCATCGCTGATCGCCCGGCGGCTCGGCGACATTGGCCAAGTCATCTGCGCCGCCCCGGCCTATCTCGCAGACAATGGCACGCCCGCGACCGTTGCCGATCTCAAGAGCCACCATTGCCTCACCTATCGCCTGGCCGACCAGCCCGGCAGCTGGAGGCTGGAAGGGCCTGACGGCGCCGTCATGATCGACCTGCCGGCACGTTTCGTCGCCGACAACAGCCTGATGCTCAGCGAAATGATTCAGGCGGGCATCGGCATTGGCGTGTTGCCCTCCTTCATCGCCACGCCGTTGCTTGCCGAGGGCAAGCTCTGCCAGGTGCTGCCTGGTCACAAGCTCGCCGAACGCGGCATCTACGCGGTCTATCCTACCAATCGGCTGTTGCTGCCGAAGGTGAAGGCCTTCACCGAGTTTCTGGCAAGCGAGATGCGACAGGCCGGGCTTTAA
- a CDS encoding HlyD family secretion protein, with amino-acid sequence MSQQSFSIENAQPMKTMEAVPGVEAQRTLPVIPTVIATNAIGTRRRWLRNVLFASVAIAAVAGATDFGWAYWTTGRFEVSTDDAYVKADSTTIAPKVSGHIAEVLVTDNQQVKAGQVLARIDDRDFTVSLEQTRAGVEAAEANIANKQSALIAQQSVIDSAKATVEADKADQTFAEQDDRRYSKLARQGFGTLQNAQQAASRIAAARAAVTRDTAALASAVKQLDVIKAEVAQAKAALDSAKAAEHQAELNLSYTALAAPIDGVIGNRTLRVGQYVQAGTQLMAVVPTHAAYIVANYKETQLADVVPGQTVAIEVDTFPGQVFEGHVDSISPASGQEFALLPPDNATGNFTKVVQRIPVKIVINRDSPLDVVLRPGMSVYPTIDTRTAGTAVAAVSASIN; translated from the coding sequence ATGAGCCAGCAGTCATTCAGCATCGAAAATGCCCAGCCTATGAAAACGATGGAGGCCGTGCCCGGCGTGGAGGCACAGCGGACGCTGCCTGTCATCCCGACTGTGATCGCCACGAACGCTATCGGAACCCGCAGGCGCTGGCTTCGCAATGTGCTTTTCGCATCCGTTGCCATCGCCGCCGTCGCCGGCGCGACCGATTTCGGTTGGGCCTACTGGACGACGGGTCGCTTCGAGGTGTCGACCGACGACGCCTATGTGAAGGCCGATAGCACGACCATTGCCCCAAAGGTCTCGGGCCATATCGCCGAGGTGCTGGTCACCGACAACCAGCAGGTCAAGGCCGGACAGGTTCTCGCCCGCATCGACGATCGGGACTTCACAGTCAGCCTCGAACAGACCAGGGCCGGCGTCGAAGCCGCCGAGGCCAATATCGCAAACAAGCAATCGGCTCTCATCGCACAGCAATCCGTGATCGATTCGGCCAAGGCGACGGTCGAGGCCGACAAGGCCGACCAAACCTTCGCCGAGCAGGACGACAGGCGCTATTCGAAGCTCGCAAGGCAAGGCTTCGGTACCCTGCAGAACGCGCAACAGGCGGCCTCACGCATTGCCGCTGCAAGGGCCGCGGTGACGCGCGACACGGCAGCGCTCGCAAGCGCGGTCAAGCAGCTCGACGTGATCAAAGCCGAAGTCGCACAGGCAAAGGCCGCGCTCGACAGCGCGAAAGCGGCCGAGCATCAGGCCGAGCTCAACCTATCCTACACCGCGCTCGCAGCACCGATCGACGGCGTGATCGGCAACCGCACCTTGCGCGTCGGCCAATATGTGCAGGCCGGAACGCAGCTGATGGCAGTCGTTCCCACGCACGCGGCCTACATCGTTGCCAACTACAAGGAAACACAGCTTGCCGATGTCGTTCCCGGCCAGACCGTGGCGATAGAGGTGGACACCTTCCCGGGCCAGGTCTTCGAGGGCCACGTCGACAGCATCTCGCCGGCAAGCGGCCAGGAATTTGCGCTGCTGCCGCCCGACAATGCGACGGGAAACTTCACCAAGGTGGTGCAGCGCATCCCCGTCAAGATCGTGATCAATCGCGACAGTCCGCTCGACGTGGTGCTGCGGCCCGGCATGTCCGTCTACCCGACGATCGACACCCGAACCGCAGGAACGGCGGTGGCCGCCGTGTCGGCAAGCATAAACTGA
- a CDS encoding DHA2 family efflux MFS transporter permease subunit gives MVSPGVREPAATSPDKASTTAWISVLAGLIGAFMAILNIQITNASLLDIEGGIGTGVDNGAWISTSYLIGEIVVIPLTDYLSRVFSFRRYMLTNAILFPLFSAACAFAHDLGSMIALRGLQGFAGGVLIPMAFTMVLTRLPKAQQPLGLALFALSVTFAPAIGPTIGGYLTENYGWQSIFFVNAPPSLVMVIALYFTLEKKPMQLSLLKEGDWAGIITMAIGLSALQTVLEEGNKDDWFQSPFIVKLALTAAVFLIAFIIIELKVEKPLVQLRLLKQRNFGVGVLVNVLVGVALFGTVYILPQYLGQVQRYNAEQIGLVLAWTGLPQLLIIPLVPALMKRFDVRYIGFVGISIFAASCFMNTTLSLDSAGDQFFVPNIVRAIGQALVLTPITVITTARIAPNDAAAASGLSNMLRNLGGAVGTATLATVLTKREQFHSNIIGQSVTVYRDEVRDRIGDLTRHFMAHGVTDAAVAQHKAIAVIGATVRRQALILGFSDTFAVIGIVLALAAIALLFTRKIQLGGAGAGGAH, from the coding sequence ATGGTTTCGCCCGGCGTGCGTGAGCCCGCAGCAACGTCGCCCGACAAGGCAAGTACGACGGCCTGGATTTCCGTTCTTGCCGGCCTGATCGGCGCCTTCATGGCGATCCTCAACATCCAGATCACCAACGCCTCACTGCTCGATATCGAAGGCGGCATCGGTACCGGCGTCGACAACGGCGCCTGGATATCGACCTCGTATCTCATCGGCGAAATCGTCGTGATCCCGCTCACCGACTATTTGAGCCGCGTCTTCTCGTTCCGGCGCTATATGCTGACGAACGCCATCCTGTTTCCGCTGTTTTCGGCGGCCTGTGCGTTTGCCCATGATCTAGGCTCGATGATTGCGCTGCGCGGTCTGCAGGGTTTTGCCGGCGGCGTGCTCATTCCGATGGCCTTCACCATGGTGTTGACCCGCCTGCCCAAAGCGCAGCAGCCGCTCGGCCTGGCGCTGTTTGCGCTCTCGGTCACCTTCGCCCCGGCGATTGGCCCGACGATCGGCGGCTATCTCACCGAGAATTATGGCTGGCAGTCGATCTTCTTCGTCAACGCCCCGCCGAGCCTGGTGATGGTAATTGCGCTCTACTTCACCCTTGAGAAGAAGCCGATGCAATTGTCCCTGCTCAAGGAGGGCGATTGGGCCGGCATTATTACCATGGCCATCGGCCTTTCGGCGCTACAGACGGTTTTGGAGGAAGGCAACAAGGACGACTGGTTCCAATCGCCGTTCATCGTCAAGCTCGCTTTGACGGCGGCCGTGTTCCTGATCGCCTTCATCATCATAGAGCTCAAGGTCGAAAAGCCGCTGGTGCAATTGCGCCTGCTCAAGCAGCGCAATTTCGGGGTCGGCGTTCTCGTCAACGTGCTTGTCGGCGTCGCCCTGTTCGGCACGGTCTACATCCTGCCGCAGTATCTCGGCCAGGTGCAGCGCTACAATGCCGAGCAGATTGGCCTCGTGCTTGCCTGGACCGGGCTGCCGCAGCTTCTCATCATCCCGCTCGTGCCGGCGCTGATGAAGCGGTTCGACGTGCGCTATATCGGTTTCGTCGGCATCAGCATCTTCGCGGCCAGCTGTTTCATGAACACGACGCTGTCGCTCGACAGTGCCGGCGACCAGTTCTTCGTCCCGAATATCGTACGCGCCATCGGTCAGGCGCTGGTGCTGACGCCGATCACGGTGATCACCACCGCCCGTATCGCCCCGAACGACGCGGCAGCCGCCTCGGGCCTGTCGAACATGCTGCGCAATCTCGGCGGCGCCGTCGGCACGGCCACCCTTGCGACGGTGCTGACCAAGCGTGAGCAGTTTCACTCAAACATCATCGGCCAGTCGGTGACCGTCTATCGCGACGAAGTCCGCGACCGGATCGGCGATCTGACGCGGCATTTCATGGCCCATGGCGTCACCGATGCCGCCGTCGCACAGCACAAGGCGATCGCCGTGATCGGTGCTACGGTTCGCCGGCAGGCGCTGATCCTCGGTTTCAGTGATACCTTCGCGGTGATCGGGATCGTGCTGGCGCTTGCAGCCATCGCGCTGCTCTTCACCCGCAAGATCCAACTCGGCGGCGCCGGCGCGGGTGGCGCACACTAA
- a CDS encoding MaoC family dehydratase gives MQGSRPDRLYLEDLHVGQRFTSATHTVDEAQIKTFAAQFDPQPFHLDEAAASDTLFKGLAASGWHTAAITMRLNVETGLPFAGGLIGAGGDITWPAPTRPGDTLRVESEVVEIIPSRSKPDRGIAVVVSQTINQRNEVVQILKAKLVIARKPG, from the coding sequence ATGCAAGGTTCCAGACCGGATCGTCTCTATCTGGAGGATCTTCACGTCGGACAACGCTTTACCAGCGCGACGCATACGGTCGACGAGGCGCAGATCAAGACTTTTGCCGCACAGTTCGACCCGCAGCCGTTTCATCTGGACGAGGCGGCCGCCAGTGACACGCTCTTCAAGGGCCTGGCCGCAAGCGGGTGGCACACGGCGGCGATCACGATGCGGCTGAACGTGGAGACCGGCCTGCCTTTCGCCGGTGGCCTAATCGGCGCGGGCGGAGACATCACTTGGCCGGCCCCGACGCGGCCCGGCGATACCCTGCGTGTCGAAAGCGAGGTGGTCGAGATCATTCCCTCGCGCTCGAAACCCGACCGCGGCATCGCCGTCGTCGTCAGCCAGACGATCAACCAGCGCAACGAGGTCGTGCAGATCCTCAAGGCGAAGCTCGTGATCGCGCGCAAGCCGGGCTGA
- a CDS encoding sensor histidine kinase — protein MLHGLASQRADQHDAHLTALSAVAVASEGRRHDLFLDVARTITRFYPRIDEVQLVSLDPETETIGTGPLDAATAKRIRAAAKASDGRIALLPHPQRPDHYMMVKRSPNTNEARYGLMLAIDAGKLIGDGGPFWSRSSTAGRLSLPDGHNLLQPATLPNAIRFSRPLSSASQPLLLETGMDIGLSDMFPPLQTGLTFVALTLAYLAGLAALRQRARTRAAEQQARLSALDSRLSHASRVNALGEMASGMAHELNQPLTAILAQAQAGRRLLNQGNHAALASVLDDTVSQARRASGILERFRNWSQPNAVPVSAFDLRRALGNVEALLEQDARSRSILLEFHLPETPVIVTGDPVEIEQVAFNLVRNAMEALDGHAGEAPGVVVTLRQEDSMVVFDVVDNGPGIPEALRPRLFTPFMTTRAGGTGLGLALSQRLVERVGGEITLVAGDEGATFRVTLPKARARLEETQ, from the coding sequence GTGCTCCATGGGCTGGCCTCCCAGCGCGCCGATCAGCACGATGCCCATTTGACGGCGCTTTCGGCCGTGGCGGTTGCGTCCGAAGGGCGCCGTCACGATCTCTTCCTGGATGTCGCGCGCACGATTACCCGCTTCTATCCGCGCATTGATGAAGTCCAGCTTGTCTCGCTTGATCCGGAGACAGAGACGATCGGGACCGGTCCGCTGGATGCGGCGACGGCCAAGCGCATTCGTGCGGCGGCCAAAGCTTCCGACGGCCGGATTGCGCTTCTGCCGCATCCGCAGCGCCCCGATCATTACATGATGGTCAAGCGCAGCCCCAACACGAACGAGGCGCGCTACGGGTTGATGCTCGCCATCGATGCCGGCAAGCTGATCGGCGATGGCGGGCCTTTCTGGTCCCGATCGAGCACGGCCGGCCGGCTTTCGCTGCCGGACGGGCACAATCTGCTTCAGCCGGCCACGCTGCCCAATGCCATCCGCTTCTCCAGGCCGCTCAGCAGCGCGTCACAACCGCTCTTGCTCGAAACCGGTATGGATATCGGTCTCTCCGATATGTTTCCGCCCCTACAGACTGGCCTGACGTTCGTCGCCCTGACGCTCGCCTATCTCGCAGGCTTGGCGGCCTTGCGCCAACGGGCGCGAACCCGCGCGGCGGAACAGCAGGCACGGCTGAGCGCGCTCGATTCGCGGCTTAGCCATGCCTCACGGGTCAATGCGCTTGGAGAGATGGCAAGCGGCATGGCCCACGAGTTGAACCAACCCTTGACCGCAATCCTCGCGCAGGCTCAAGCCGGGCGTCGCCTCCTCAACCAGGGGAACCACGCTGCCCTCGCCTCCGTGCTCGACGATACCGTCAGTCAGGCGCGCCGGGCTTCCGGTATTCTGGAGCGGTTCCGCAACTGGTCGCAGCCGAATGCGGTACCTGTGAGTGCATTCGACCTGCGCCGAGCGCTCGGCAATGTCGAGGCGCTGCTGGAGCAGGACGCCCGGTCCCGCAGCATCCTGCTGGAGTTCCACCTGCCGGAAACGCCGGTGATCGTGACAGGCGACCCGGTCGAAATCGAGCAGGTAGCCTTCAATCTGGTGCGTAATGCGATGGAAGCACTTGACGGTCACGCAGGCGAAGCGCCCGGCGTGGTCGTGACCTTGAGGCAAGAAGACTCCATGGTGGTTTTCGATGTCGTCGACAATGGCCCAGGTATTCCCGAAGCCTTGCGCCCGCGCCTTTTCACCCCGTTCATGACGACGCGGGCGGGCGGCACGGGACTTGGCCTCGCCCTCAGCCAACGCCTGGTGGAACGCGTCGGCGGCGAGATTACATTGGTGGCCGGCGACGAGGGCGCCACCTTCCGGGTGACACTGCCCAAGGCGCGAGCCCGTCTGGAAGAGACACAATGA
- a CDS encoding response regulator transcription factor: MTVPVYLVDDDDAVRRALGLLLSTVGIKVIPFADPQAFLGQLSRLEPGCLILDIRMPAISGLKLQEKLRENGVDWPTIVISGHGDIEACRRAFRNGAIDFLSKPIDEEDLIDAIHKGQEILVRTMQARAEKAETLALLAALTQREREVLDRIAAGFTTRQIAEGLGLSPRTVESHRAAIGAKLGSTSQAEMTRIWLEGTQTP; encoded by the coding sequence ATGACCGTTCCCGTCTATCTCGTCGACGACGACGATGCGGTCCGCCGCGCGCTCGGCCTGCTGCTCTCGACGGTCGGCATCAAGGTCATCCCCTTCGCCGATCCGCAGGCTTTTCTCGGGCAATTGTCGCGCCTTGAGCCGGGTTGCCTGATCCTCGACATCCGCATGCCGGCGATCTCCGGGCTGAAGCTGCAGGAAAAGCTCCGCGAAAATGGCGTGGACTGGCCGACAATCGTCATTTCCGGCCATGGCGATATCGAAGCTTGCCGGCGCGCCTTCCGCAACGGCGCCATCGACTTTCTCTCCAAGCCCATAGACGAAGAGGACCTGATCGACGCGATCCACAAGGGGCAGGAAATACTGGTGCGTACGATGCAGGCACGGGCGGAAAAGGCGGAAACTCTTGCTCTGTTGGCAGCGCTCACGCAGCGTGAGCGCGAGGTTCTCGATCGCATCGCTGCAGGTTTCACCACCCGCCAGATCGCCGAGGGGCTCGGCCTCTCGCCGCGAACGGTGGAAAGCCATCGCGCGGCGATCGGCGCCAAGCTCGGCAGCACCTCGCAGGCGGAGATGACCCGCATCTGGCTCGAAGGGACGCAAACTCCGTAG
- a CDS encoding GlcG/HbpS family heme-binding protein, whose amino-acid sequence MIRNIVLAAALLAPVAATAQELPTAAYLPLDMAVKAAGAALKACAAEGHNVSVAVVARDGSTKVLLKADNSGPHTGNSAQGKAFTSAAMGRDTAGLGEFIASKPANEGLRDMDARMVIQAGGVPIKFGKALVGGIGVGGAPSGDVDANCATAGLAAIGAK is encoded by the coding sequence ATGATCCGCAATATCGTACTTGCAGCAGCTCTTCTCGCTCCCGTTGCCGCCACCGCCCAGGAGCTTCCGACCGCCGCCTACCTGCCGCTCGACATGGCCGTCAAGGCGGCCGGCGCAGCGCTGAAGGCATGCGCCGCCGAAGGCCACAATGTCAGCGTCGCGGTCGTTGCACGGGACGGTTCGACCAAGGTGCTGCTGAAGGCCGACAATTCCGGTCCGCACACCGGAAACAGCGCCCAGGGCAAGGCCTTCACCTCGGCGGCCATGGGGCGCGACACGGCTGGCCTCGGCGAATTCATCGCTTCCAAGCCCGCCAATGAAGGTCTCCGCGACATGGACGCACGCATGGTCATCCAGGCCGGCGGCGTGCCGATCAAGTTCGGCAAGGCGCTCGTCGGCGGCATCGGTGTCGGCGGTGCGCCGTCGGGCGACGTTGACGCAAACTGCGCGACAGCAGGCCTTGCTGCAATCGGCGCGAAGTAA
- a CDS encoding TonB-dependent siderophore receptor gives MMVRGKAVRLTEWLASGVAAIAVLATGAAMAQDAPATRLETIEATGARTENDATGPVDGYVAKATTTGSKSATPIAEIPQSVSVVGREELDDRGVVNKVDEALRYTPGVMAEPFGVDPDTDWFYIRGFDATQTGVFLDGLNLFSYGFGGFQIDPFMLERVEVLKGPASVLYGGANPGGIVSLISKRPTGENSAYVETGINNNGNAFLGIDVNRQLDDAINYRVTGKISGGDNYVDHSEDLRGFILPQITYQPDDATSLTVYGLLQGLDQVHTGGGFLPYVGSVVDAPFGKIDRKAFFGEPDIDTGTYVQQMLGYEFKHEFDSGWQFSQNLRYGHLYKHENGPYTYGYYDPSLPFPVSNTPATPDNLLYRLGFEATSKVDAFAVDNRLEGEFETGALEHTLLVGLDYKFFRLDHVQASSAGTPISATDPVYGAPQPANAIYINQVITQQQIGVYAQDQIRFGDGWLVTLNGRYDYVDTKTDNGPTFWAPTQNSSFDYSEGALSGRAGLAYEFDNGLTPYVSAATFFNPVVAVTATGNTKPEEGEQFEAGIKYEPTFFDGVLTASIYQLTKRNALVTDPLTSISTQTGEVRSRGIEFEGKVNLDESWKLIAGLDFMDIEVTEDANRALIGKSPYLVPDTQASLWLDYTVQQGALEGLSLGAGVRYRGESWADKENTAKVPASTVFDAALRYEKDGWGAALNVTNLFDKHYVSGCNGLLVCGYGDARTVTLKLSKTW, from the coding sequence ATGATGGTAAGAGGTAAGGCAGTACGGCTGACGGAGTGGCTGGCAAGCGGGGTCGCCGCCATTGCGGTTCTGGCCACCGGCGCGGCAATGGCGCAGGATGCGCCGGCGACAAGGCTGGAAACGATCGAGGCGACCGGCGCGAGGACGGAGAACGACGCCACAGGTCCGGTCGACGGCTATGTCGCCAAGGCGACGACGACCGGCTCGAAATCCGCAACTCCGATCGCTGAGATCCCGCAGAGCGTTTCCGTCGTCGGACGCGAGGAGCTTGACGACCGCGGCGTCGTCAACAAGGTCGACGAAGCGCTGCGCTACACGCCGGGCGTGATGGCCGAGCCCTTCGGCGTCGATCCGGATACCGACTGGTTCTACATCCGCGGCTTCGACGCGACGCAGACCGGCGTGTTCCTCGACGGCCTCAACCTCTTTTCCTACGGCTTTGGCGGGTTCCAGATCGATCCCTTCATGCTGGAACGTGTCGAGGTGCTGAAAGGTCCGGCTTCGGTGCTTTATGGCGGCGCCAATCCGGGCGGGATCGTCAGCCTCATCAGCAAGCGGCCGACGGGGGAAAACTCCGCCTATGTCGAGACCGGCATCAACAACAACGGCAATGCCTTCCTCGGGATTGACGTGAACCGGCAGCTGGACGACGCAATCAACTATCGCGTCACCGGCAAGATCTCAGGTGGCGACAACTATGTGGACCATTCGGAGGATCTGCGCGGCTTCATCCTGCCGCAGATCACTTATCAACCCGACGATGCGACCAGCTTGACCGTCTACGGCCTGCTGCAGGGCCTCGACCAGGTTCATACCGGTGGCGGCTTCCTGCCCTATGTCGGCTCGGTCGTCGATGCGCCCTTCGGCAAGATCGACCGCAAGGCCTTCTTTGGCGAGCCGGACATCGATACCGGAACTTATGTACAGCAGATGCTCGGCTACGAATTCAAGCACGAGTTCGACAGCGGCTGGCAGTTCAGTCAGAACCTTCGCTACGGTCATCTCTACAAGCACGAGAACGGGCCTTACACCTACGGCTACTACGATCCGAGCCTTCCTTTTCCGGTTTCGAACACGCCGGCGACCCCGGACAACCTGCTTTATCGCCTCGGCTTCGAGGCGACGTCGAAGGTCGATGCGTTCGCCGTCGACAACCGGCTCGAAGGCGAGTTCGAGACGGGAGCGCTCGAGCATACGCTGCTCGTCGGCCTCGACTACAAGTTCTTCCGGCTGGACCACGTCCAGGCGTCGTCGGCGGGAACGCCGATCAGCGCAACTGATCCGGTCTATGGCGCGCCGCAACCCGCGAACGCCATCTACATCAACCAGGTGATCACACAGCAGCAGATCGGCGTCTACGCGCAGGACCAGATCCGCTTTGGCGACGGCTGGCTCGTCACGCTCAACGGCCGTTACGACTATGTCGACACCAAGACCGACAACGGGCCGACCTTCTGGGCGCCGACCCAGAATTCGAGTTTCGACTACAGCGAAGGCGCGCTTAGCGGCCGCGCCGGCCTTGCCTATGAATTCGACAACGGCCTCACCCCTTACGTCAGCGCCGCGACCTTCTTCAATCCGGTCGTGGCGGTAACGGCGACCGGCAACACCAAGCCGGAAGAGGGTGAGCAGTTCGAGGCCGGGATCAAGTACGAACCGACCTTTTTTGATGGCGTGCTGACGGCGTCCATCTACCAGCTGACCAAGCGCAACGCTCTCGTCACCGATCCGCTGACCAGCATCTCGACCCAGACCGGCGAAGTGCGTTCCCGCGGCATCGAGTTTGAGGGCAAGGTCAATCTCGACGAAAGCTGGAAGCTGATTGCGGGCCTCGATTTCATGGATATCGAGGTGACCGAGGACGCAAACCGTGCGCTGATCGGCAAGTCGCCCTATCTCGTCCCCGATACGCAGGCTTCGCTGTGGCTCGACTACACGGTGCAGCAGGGCGCGCTGGAAGGCCTCAGCCTCGGCGCCGGCGTGCGCTATCGCGGCGAGAGCTGGGCGGACAAGGAAAATACCGCGAAGGTGCCGGCGTCGACCGTCTTCGACGCAGCACTGCGCTACGAGAAGGACGGCTGGGGCGCTGCCCTCAATGTCACCAACCTGTTCGACAAGCACTATGTCAGCGGCTGCAATGGCCTGCTTGTTTGCGGATATGGCGATGCGCGTACGGTCACGTTGAAGCTCAGCAAGACCTGGTGA
- a CDS encoding helix-turn-helix domain-containing protein, protein MSFQPRMQNKISGFKVIGGLHRREWNGIIADVWDVECEARAGGHYLSDDPRMFIVLDAEGGSRCNVRLSPDGRGAVENERQQALSYIPAGMEIWADMVDVRRIRHLDLHFNLEVLGRRLEEELDAGRCDTPRLMFYDERFLQLAQLIAAECLNPQPLHDLYGDGLTVALFIDLMKLNRSDARKRSALATWQLRRAVEYIDENWGRNIRLEELASLAGLSQSHFSHAFKASTGMAPHQWQTNARVERAKQLLLKNEASLTTVAAETGFSDQAHFTRVFRKVVGATPASWKRSRLS, encoded by the coding sequence ATGTCGTTTCAACCGCGGATGCAGAACAAAATTTCCGGGTTCAAGGTGATCGGCGGGCTCCACCGGCGGGAATGGAACGGGATCATCGCCGACGTCTGGGACGTCGAATGCGAGGCGAGGGCAGGTGGCCACTACCTCTCGGATGATCCGCGCATGTTCATCGTGCTCGACGCTGAAGGCGGTAGCCGTTGCAACGTCAGACTTTCGCCCGATGGGCGCGGCGCGGTCGAGAACGAGCGCCAGCAGGCGCTTTCCTATATCCCGGCGGGCATGGAAATCTGGGCGGACATGGTCGATGTCAGGCGTATCCGCCACCTCGACCTGCATTTCAATCTCGAGGTTCTCGGCCGACGGCTGGAGGAGGAGCTCGATGCGGGGCGATGCGACACGCCACGGCTGATGTTTTACGACGAACGCTTCCTGCAGCTTGCACAGCTGATCGCCGCCGAGTGCCTCAATCCGCAGCCCTTGCACGATCTCTACGGCGATGGCCTGACGGTCGCATTGTTCATCGACCTGATGAAGCTTAATCGCAGCGATGCCCGCAAACGCAGCGCGCTTGCCACCTGGCAACTCCGCCGGGCGGTCGAATACATCGACGAGAACTGGGGGCGCAACATCCGCCTGGAGGAGCTGGCGTCCCTTGCCGGACTGTCGCAGTCGCACTTCAGTCACGCCTTCAAGGCGTCGACCGGCATGGCACCGCACCAGTGGCAGACCAATGCGCGGGTTGAAAGAGCCAAGCAACTGTTGCTGAAGAACGAGGCGTCGCTGACGACGGTTGCGGCCGAGACCGGCTTCTCCGACCAGGCGCACTTCACCCGGGTCTTCCGCAAGGTCGTGGGCGCGACGCCTGCGTCTTGGAAACGCAGCCGATTGAGCTGA